Part of the Geoalkalibacter ferrihydriticus DSM 17813 genome is shown below.
GACCATGACCTGGCGCAGCACCGGCAACAGCTGCTCGGGGCTCTCGACCAAAACCTGACCAATGGAGATTTCTCCGCCGCGTGTGACGCTCACCACCAGGGGATCCTGGACCTGATCCAGGGTCGGAGCATCGGCCACTTCGGGCAGATTGACCTCGACGCCGCTTTGCATCATGGGCACTGTAACCATGAACATGATCAGCAGAACCAGCATGACATCGACAAAGGGCGTGACATTGATCTGGGAGAGCATGCGGCGCCCCCCCGCATCGCGGCGGCCGACTTCCAAACCCAAGGGTTAGCGCCTCCCCATCCGCTCGACGATATTGAGGAATTCCTGAGAAAAATTATCCATCTGGTTGCTCAGGTTGGTGATTTTGGCCAGGTAATGATTATAACCCACCACCGCCGGGATGGCCGCGGCCAGACCGATGGCGGTGGCCAACAGGGCTTCGGAGATGCCGGGGGCGACCACCGCCAGAGAAGCACTGCCGGTTTCGCCGATTTCATGGAAGGAATCCATGATTCCCCACACGGTGCCGAACAGCCCGATGAAGGGCGCAATGGAGCCGGTGGTGGCGAGAAAGGGCAGGTACTTTTCCAGGCGCTGAATCTCCGAAGTCGTTGCACGCCGCAGGGCACGTGCGACATTGTCGCCGCCACTGAAATCAAAACTTTGCGGCGCATCTTCGCCCTCGCGGCGCCGCTGACCCTTTATCAATTCCTGATAGGCCTCACGGAACAGCACGCTCAGGGGGGCATGGGGAAAATCGCGCAATCCCTGGCTGATAACATCAAAGCGCTTCTTGGCCCAGAAAAAGTCGAGAAAACGCTGAGAATCGCGCATGGCCCGGTAAACCACTCGTCCCTTGTAAAAAATGATGGCCCAGGACACCACGGATGAATAGATGAGAATCAGCACGACCAGCTTGACCACCGGTCCTGCCTCGAGAAGCATGTCCACGTATCTGTCTCCCTGAAAAAGCGACGGTTTTTCAATAACGAAGCTGCGATTATCGACGATCCCCCCGCGCAAGTCAACAACGACCAAACAAGGTGGCTTGCCGAGTTCGCTTAAGCGTTTATGCTTGAAGGAAATCAGGGAGTTTGGCGCCATGATCGAACTTGCCGACATCCGCCGAGCCGCTGCCCATCTGCAGGGGCGCGTACGGCGCACCGAGCTGATCCACTCACCCTATCTCTCCGAGCGCCTGGGCTCGCCCCTGTTTTTCAAGTGCGAAAATCTACAGCGGACCGGCTCCTTCAAAATTCGCGGCGCAACCTGGTTTCTTGCCTGCCAGGAGCGCGCGCGCCTAGCCGCCGGGGTCATCACCGCCTCGGCCGGCAACCATGCACAGGGCGTCGCCCTGGCCGCCACCCTAGCAGGCATTCAGGCCACGGTCGTCATGCCCGAAACCACGCCCTTGGCCAAAGTGCTTGCCGCGCGTGACTACGGCGCCCGGGTCATTCTGCGCGGCAGCACTTACGACGAGGCGGCCGCTGTAGCCCGCACTCTGGAGCAGGAGCAGGGTCTGCTCAATGTGCCGGCCTTCGATCACCCCCTGATTATGGCCGCCCAGGGCAGCATCGGCCTCGAAATCCTCGAAGATCTGCCCGAAGTGGATACTTTGCTGGTCCCCATCGGCGGCGGCGGATTGATTGCCGGAATCTCCACCGCCATCAAGAGTCTGCGTCCCGCTACCCGCATCATCGGGGTCGAAGCGGCGCAAGCCGCCGCGGCACTCAGGTCGCGCCACGCGGGACACAGGGTAGCGCTGCCCGAAGCCCATTCCCTGGCCGACGGCATTGCTCTCAAAGCAGTGGGTGAGCTGACGTACCCGGTAATCGAACAACGGGTCGACGATATTCTTACCGTTGAGGAAGAGGCCATCGCTCAGGCCATCGTCACTCTGCTGGAAAAGGCCAAGCTGGTAACCGAAGGGGCCGGCGCCGTAGGACCGGCAGCTCTGTTCAGCGCCGCGCCGCCGCTTCATCGCGGCACCACGGTGTGTGTTCTCTCGGGGGGAAATATCGACGTTCAGACCCTGGCGCGGGTGGTGGAAAGGGGATTGCTGGAAGAAGGGCGCTATCTCAAGCTGCGACTGGAATTGCCCGATGTGCCTGGCGCCCTGGCGCGGCTCACCGCGATCCTGGGCGAGGCCGGGGCCAATATCTTTGCCGTGCGCCATGATCGACGCCGTTCACATCTACCGCTGGGCCGCGCCGAGGTACTGCTTGAACTCGAAACACGCGGCCCCGAGCATATCGCTGCGGTGCGTCGGCGACTCGCCCGGGAAGGCTACGACAGCGATGCCCTGAGATAAGGTTCGGCGCAGACCGACTGTTGCACTTGGAGCACATAGCCGGTGGTTTCGCCGTCTACCCTCAGGGGCGAAAGTTTGACCTGCACCTCGAGCGGCCCGTCGCCAGACCGCGCCAGCACGCATGAGTGCGGCGGTGTGGCAACACCGTTGCGCAGATCTCCCAGGCTGTTGCGCAATTTCTGGCGCGCGTCGTCGGCAAAGATATCGAGATCCAGAAGATTGCGCCCAACCAGATCCGTTCGCTCACATCCGCAAAGCGCAAGCAAGGGTTTGCTGCAAAACAGGATCAACCCGTTGGAATTGAGTCGCGCCGTGCCGTATTCAGCACCCTCGACAAGCAACTGGTACTCGCGGCGCACCGCGCCGAGCAGGGCGTTTTCCTGCGCTAGGGCGCGGCACTGATTCTGCAACTCCGCCAAAGTGTCCTGGAGACCAGGCTGCACATCCTCCGAGCCGTCCGCGGGCGTCTCTGGGCGAAGCCGGAGCCGCCACCCCAGAGCCGCCGCAACCATCAGCAGGATCAATTGCCCCGCCAGTTGCACCCGCGCAAAAGAGTACCAAGGAGCGACAATTTCGCTCTCCGGCGTCGCCAAAATCAGGGTCAGGGGCGCATCCCCGGCATTAAGGGGCAAATGGGTCACCAGCCAGCGCTCGTCCGCAAGGGCGAGGACCAAACCGCCGTGAGCACCGCGCGCCAATCTGCGCCGCAACTCCGGATCGCCGGCGACCTGCAGATCTAAGGCGGGGGGCGCCGCGAGCAGCGGCAAAAAAGTCTCCCGGCGCCGATCAAACAGGCTCATGTGACTTTCGGCCAGGCGTCCTTCGCTAATGGTTAAGCCTTCAACCGCCGCCGCCAGAGAGGCCAGATCTTTGCTGCCCTGGCGCTCAAGAAAAAGCGCGCCCTGACGGGCCAACCACAGTTGACGCTCAAGGTAGGCGTCAGCGGCCTGGGCGCGGGTATGGCCCACCTGCCAAAGGCTTACAACGACATAGGCCAGAAGCACAACGGCCGCCGCCCCAATCCAGATTCTGCGTTTCACAGCAACCGCCTTTTTGAGTTTTTCCTTATGAACCATGAGCAATATTAGCTCATTTTTATTTTTTTCTCAAGAGCCTCCTGCTTGTTTTCAGGCTATTTCTGTTCGGCACCGTCCATTACGATGGCCACAAGCGTTGCCGGCGCGCCATGCGATGCGTACTGAACAGATGTATCCGTTGATGGTTAGGCGAGTTGGGGAAGGCGCCCTGGTCCATATCGGCGCCTGGGAGCATCTGAAGGGCAAGGAAGGAAAAGGCTTTACAGCCAGCCGGCCGATCTCAGGCGGCAGCAAAATCGCCAGCCGCCAGACACACCCCTGCACTTAGTTCAGGAAGGTTTTTCCCGGTGTACCGCCAGAGGCCCCCACGCCTGATCCACGGACATTACTTCGAGGCTGTTGATATTGACGTGAGGCGGCACACTGGCCACCCAGACGATGATTTCGGCCAGATTTTCGGCCGTGAGGGGGCGGGTATCGGCGTAGACCTGCTCGGCGCGCTCGGTGTCGCCCTTGAAGCGCACCTTGGAAAACTCGGTTTCGGCCATTCCGGGGGCCACACAGCTTGCTCGCACCCCGGTTCCGAGCAGGTCGGCACGTAGATTGCGGGTAAACTGGGCGACAAAAGCCTTGGTGCCGCCGTAGACGTTGCCGCCGGGATAAGGCCAGTCGCCGGCGGTGGAACTGATGTTGATCACATGGCCGCGCCGACGCGCGACCATGTCCGGAAGCAACAGGCGGGTGCAGTACATCAGGCCCTTGATGTTGGTGTCGACCATGGCATCCCAGTCGTCGAGATCGGTTTTGTGCGCCGGTTCAAGGCCCAGGGCCAGCCCGGCGTTATTGACCAGCACGTCGACTTCGGCGAAGTCCGCCGGTAATCCGGCGAGTGCGCCCTCAACGGCGGCGCGCTCGCGCAGGTCGAGAACCAAGGGGTGCACTTGGGTGATCTCAGCCAACTGCCGGGCCAAGCTTTCAAGCTGCGGGGCACGGCGGGCGACGAGAACCAGTCGATCGCCCCGGGCGGCAAAGGCGCGGGCGCAGGCAGCGCCGAAGCCTGAGGAAGCACCGGTGATAAAAACGGTTCGAGCCATGCAGAAACCTCCTGTGCAAGCAACTCCGGATCAGAGAATATGGGCGAAGTGGGTTTGCAGATAGTGCGCGGTAGCGCTTGCGGGTGAGCGCTTGAGCAGAGCGCGCAAGGCGGCAAGATCATCGAGATCCTCCCAGGGCGCGAGCTCTTGCAACCCAATCCCCGCCTCGCGTGCGCGCTTGCGGGTCAGGGCCAGAACCTGCGGCGTACTCCAGGGGATATCCATAAAGAGCTCCGGGTAATGGCGGCTTTCACCAATCAGCACATAGCCTCCGTCCTGTGCCGGAGCAACGACAACTTCCTGCTCGCCCAGAACGGTAAAGGCCGCCTGCACGTGGCTGAGGGGCAGATCGGGACTGTCAGTGCCGCTAAGCACGGCCGCTCGGGCGCCAGCCGCCAACAACCCGCTCAGGGCGTTGCCCATGCGCGTGCCGAGATCCGCGCCCTGCTGCGCGAGCAAGTCCACGCCGGGGAAAGCGCGCACAAAATAATCGCGCGCACCGGCGTAAAAAATCACCGTCCGCCAAGCGCCGGCGCTCAGGCGCGCAACGCTTTCCCGCAGACTCACCGTGTACAAGTCGGCCGCCTCCGCGGGCGACAGGGGCGGGCAAAAACGCGTTTTGACTTGTCCGGACAGCGGCTCCTTGGCAAAGATCCCCAGAACGTTTTTCCCATGGAACCTGGCGTCCCGCACCTTATCCACACCTTCCACAGACTTATCCACAGGCGGTTTCTACAGCGGCCGCGCGTGGCTCTCGACCAAAGCATAGGCCGAATGATTGTGGATCGATTCGAAATTCTCGCACTCGACCTGAAACCAGGTGATTTCTGGCACGGCGGAGAGCTTCTGGGTCACGGCACGCACGATGTCTTCGACGAACATGGGGTTGTCGTAGGCCTGCTCGGTCACCGCCTTTTCGTCCTCGCGCTTGAGCAGGGCATAAACCGGGGCGCTGGCGCACTGCTCGAGCCAGCTGACCAGATCTTCGATCCAGACATGGCCCTGGTAACGGATCTGCACGCTGAGAAGGCTGCGTTGGTTGTGGGCGCCGCGCGCGCTGATGTCGCGTGAACAGGGGCACAGGGAGGTCACTGGTACGCTGACGCCGAGGACGAAATCCTGCTCCTCGCCGAGAATGCCGATCATGCGACACTGGTACTCCATGAGGCTGCGCGCCCCGGAAACCGGGGCGCTCTTTTCGATGAAGTAGGGAAAATCGAGCTCCAGGTGGGCGCGACTCGCTTCGAGGCGCTGTTTCATCTCGCGCAGCATGGTGTCGAGGCTCTCTATGCTGATTTCGCCGTGATAGAGGTTGAGAACCTCGATGAAACGGCTCATGTGAGTGCCCTTGAAATGATGGGGCAGATCCACGTACATGTTGACCCTTGCCACCGTATGCTGGCGGGCCTTGCTTTTGTCCATGACGACGATGGGATAGCGGATGTTTTTCACCCCCACCTTGTCGATGGCGATGTTGCGGGTATCGGGAGTTTTCTGCACGTCTCGCATGAAGATTCTCTTTCTAGGCGTATTTGAGCGGATCCTCTACCCCCGCCTCGGCAAAACCCTTGAGGCGCAGGCGGCAGGAATCGCAGCGGCCGCAGGCCAGACCCTCGGGCAAAGGATCGTAGCAGGAATGGGTGAGGGCGTAATCGACGCCCAGAGCGAGACCGCGCTGGATGATCTGCGCCTTGGTGAGATCGATGAGCGGCGTGTGAATGCGGTAGCGCCCCTGCCCTTCGACTGCGGCGCGGGTAGCGAGATTGGCCAGTTGCTCAAAGGCGGCGATATACTCCGGGCGACAATCGGGATAGCCCGAATAATCAAGGGCATTGACGCCGATGAAAATGTCGAAGGCTCCCAGCACCTCGGCCCAGCTCAGAGCGAAAGAGAGAAACAATGTATTGCGGGCCGGTACGTAGGTCACCGGGATCGCCCCTTCCTCAATCCCGTCCTTAGGTACCTGGCCCTCGGCGGTCAACGCACTGCCGCCGATGCGACGCATGTCGACCTCGACCACCAGGTGCTCGGCCGCGCCGATGCGCGGCGCGTACTCGCGGGCCTTGTCCAGTTCAATGCTGTGGCGCTGGCCGTAGGCGAAGGACAGGGCATAGGACGCAAAACCCGCGCGGCCGGCCAGCGCCATGCAGGTGGTGGAATCAAGTCCGCCGCTGTAAAGGATGACGGCTTTTTTCATCGGTCGAATCTCGTCTTTTTTGGGATTGGGGGAGAGAATCGCTGTTTTGAGGTCTCTCCTGCCAGACGGCTAACGCCGAAGGCCCGGTTTTCGTTAGTGCACTTCGTAGAAATCTCCAACCCCGATGCGATGCACCTTCATCAGATTGGTGGTACCCGGCGCCGAGACAGGACTGCCCATGGTGATAACCACCACGTCGCCGCGCTTGAGCACTCCGGCGGCGAGCACCGCCTTTTCCACCGAGCGGATCTGCGCCTCGGTGTCCCCTTCGATGTCGACACGAATCGAGCGGATGCCGGCGTAGAGAGCCAGTCGGCGGCGCACACGGGGTGAAGGAGTAACAGCGAAGATGGGCACGCTGGGCCGAAACTTGGCCACCAGGGCGGCGGTACTGCCGGTCTGGGTGAACGCCAGGATCCCCGTGGTACTGAGGGATTTGGCCACCTGGCAGGCGGCCTGGCCGATGGCTTCGGGCAGGCTGCGATAACCGCGCGTTTCGGAAATGGTGTGAAAAACCATTTCGCGCAGATTGGGATCGGACTCCACGTCGTGGGCCACGCGCGCCATGAGCGTGACCGCTTCCACCGGATATTGACCCGCTGCGGTTTCGCCCGAGAGCATCACTGCGTCGGTGCCATCAAGTATGGCGTTGGCCACATCGGAGGTTTCGGCACGGGTCGGGCGTGGATTGCCGATCATACTCTCTAGCATCTGGGTCGCGGTGATCACCGGTTTGCCGACCTCGTTGCATTCGCGAATAATGCGCTTCTGGATCAGCGGAACCTTCTCCGGCGGCATTTCCACGCCAAGATCGCCGCGCGCCACCATGATACCGTCGGCCGCTTCAAGAATCGCGGAAAAATTGTCGACTGCTTCGGGCTTTTCGATTTTCGCAATCACCTGAATGTCGGATTTTGCCTGGTAAAGACGGTTTTTCAGCTCCCAAACATCCTCGGGACGCCGCACAAAGGACAGAGCGATAAAATCGACCTCATGCTCCACGCAGAAGGCGAGATCCTCAACGTCCTTTTCCGTGAGAGCCGGGGCCGAAACCTTAACCCCGGGCAGATTCATGCCCTTGCGGTCCTTGAGAGCGCCGCCGACCTTGACCCGGCAGCGCACCTCACCATTGACGACACCCAGCACCTCAAGTTCCATCAGGCCATCATCAAGCAGGATACGATCACCAATTTCCACGTCGCCGGGCAGGGCTTCATAGATGGTGGGGATCACCCCGTCGGCGCCGAGGACCTCGCGCGTGGTGATGAGCACCTCCTGCCCGACTTCAAGCAACATCTGCCCGCCGCGCATGAGTCCGGTACGGATTTTGGGGCCCTGCAGGTCGCCGATGATGCCTACGGCACAGCGGCGGCGCACGGAAAGAGCGCGAATGGTGCGGATCCACTGCGCTTTGTCGGCATGACTGCCGTGGGAAAAATTCAGACGAAAGACATCGGCGCCGGCCTCCATGAGAGCCAGTAATTTCTCCTCGTTGGCGCAGGACGGGCCGACAGTGGCAACGATTTTGGTGCGACGGAACATAGCTGAACTCCCTGGACTCAAAAAAAGTAACTTTAGCCGCGGCACACGCTGAAATGTTACCAAAAAACAAACAAAAAGACCCTCGCCCGGCAGGGAAAAGGGTCTGAACTATCTGGCATCGGGCCCTGTCAATGATGGTAGCGGCCTTTATACTGGGTGTGCGCCCGATCAGGACCCTTATGGCAGCGAAAACAGCGCTGTTCAGTAAGTTTCTGCTGCTCCAGGGTCGAAGCTTCGGGCGGCATTACCGAGGTCGGCTGCTGCCAGGCAGGCGTCCCGCTTTCATCACTGAGATAGACCGGCGCGATGGCAACACTCCAATCATTGCTGATAGCCGCCTGATGGCACTGATCACAGCCTCCCGGCGGCGGAATCGCTTTCCAGGATCCCAACATGGCACAACCCACCAACCCGGCGGCGGCAACCAGAAAAATCAACAATCCCTTCATACTGCAAACCTCTCCCGATAAAATCTTAGTTCATGATAACACAGGCGGCGGCGATGGCAAACGGCAAAACGGTTGCCCCCCTCTAGGACCCCATGGTAACATGCGCCTTTTGAAAGTCACCGGAAAAAGGATTTTTTTTCGCCTTATGTCAATCGGACGCCTCCTCAAATATCTGAGCCTGTTGTTGCTTTTCATGGTGGTCAGCGCGGCGGGCTTGCTGGCCGCGGCCTATGTCTATGTCGCCGGTGATCTGCCGCGGGTCGACACTCTGTCCGACTATCGGCCGCCGATCATCACCCGGGTCTACAGTGACGATGGCGCGGTGATCGCCGAATACTCGCGGGAGCGCCGCATCCTGGTGCCCGTCGAGCGCTTGCCGCAGCAGTTGGTCAATGCCTTTGTCGCTGCGGAAGACTCCCAGTTTTTCCGCCACCAGGGCATAGACTTCATCTCCATTGTGCGTGCCGCCATTCGCAACCTGCAAGCCGGCGGCATCGTCCAGGGCGGCAGCACCATCACCCAGCAGGTGGCAAAGAGCATGCTGCTGACTCCGGAGCGCAAATTCTCGCGCAAGTTCAAAGAGGCCATCCTGGCCTGGCGCATGGAGCAGCGACTGTCCAAAGAGGGCATTCTCTACCTCTACCTGAATCAAATTTACCTCGGCCACGCCGCTTATGGTGTGCAGGCCGCCGCCGAAAACTACTTCAATAAAGACGTGCAGGAACTCACCTTGGCCGAATGCGCCATGCTCGCCGGCCTGCCCCAGGCGCCGAGCCGCTTTTCGCCTTATCGAAATTTTTCCGGCGCCAAGGAGCGCCAGCGTTATGTTCTCAATCGCATGGCCGATGAAGGCTTCATCAGCGCCGATGAGGCGCGCGCGGCCTTCGCCGAAGAGTTGACCATTCATCCCCGGGTCAACCGCCACATCGCAGGCGCCGCCTATTTTACCGAGCAGGTACGGCGCTACCTGGAACAGAATTACGGCGAGGACCTGCTCTACAACGGCGGTCTCGAGGTTCATACATCCATGAACCTCGGCATGCAGCAGGCCGCTCAGGCGGCGGTGCGCGACAATCTGCGCGACCACGACAAGCGTCGCGGCTATCGCGGCCCCCTGCGGGTTTTGGCCCCGGCGGAAGTGGATGATTTTTTGCTGCGGCAGCAAGAGAGCCTCGACAGCGCTGCGCCCGAGGCAGATACCCTGCATGAAGCGGTTCTTACCGGCTCTGATGAGCGCAGGTTGCGTCTGCGCCTGGGCGCCCGGAGCGGCACCATCGAGCGTAGCGAGGCGCGGTGGGCCGGCACCATCGAAGTCGTGGCCGCCGATCGCCCGGCGGCGGGTAATGCCAATGGCGGACGCACACGTCTGCCTTTGGGGTCGGTCGTGCAGGTCCGCATCACCAAGGTCAATGCGGACGGTTCGCTGAGTCTCGCCCTGGAGCAGGAACCCCTGGCTCAGGGAGCTCTGATCGCTCTGGATCCGCGCAACGGCCTGGTCCGGGCCATGGTGGGCGGCTATGATTTCGGCACCAGCCAGTTCAACCGCACCATCCAGGCACGGCGCCTGCCCGGGTCGGCAATCAAACCCCTCATCTATGCCGCCGCCCTCGACCGCGGCTATACCCCGGCGACACTGATTCTCGACAATCCCGTGATCTATCGCGAGGTGAGCGCTTCTGGCGAAGAAACCGAATGGCGGCCGAAAAACTACGATGATAAATTTATAGGTCAGACCAGTTTCCGCGAGGCGCTCGCCCTATCACGCAACGTGGTGACCATAAAAATTCTCGAGGATATCGGCCTCGGCTATGCCCTTAACTATGCCCGCAAACTCGGTATCGAGGCGCCCCTGCCCCGCGACTTGACTCTGGCTCTGGGTTCGGCCGCCATGACCCCCATGGAGTTGACCAGCGCCTACAGTGTTTTCGCCAGTGGCGGGGTGCGCACCTCGCCTTCGTATATCGTGCGCATTAAGGATCGTGACGGACGCGTTCTCGAATCCATCGATCCCGGCGACTTTCCCATGGGCCTGGGCGCCGGACAGCGCCTACTGGGGCAATCGCCCGAGCGGGTCATCTCGCCGACCACCGCCTACCTCGTCACCAATCTGCTGGAAAGCGCGGTGCAGGACGGCACCGGGCAGCGCGCCAAGGTTCTTAATCGGCCGGTGGCGGGGAAAACCGGCACCACCAATGAGCTCAAGGACGCCTGGTTCATCGGTTACGTGCCGCAACTGGTCGCCGCGTCCTGGGTCGGCTACGATCAGGAACGGTCCCTGGGTCGATATGAAACCGGTGCGCGAGCGGCCGCGCCGGCATGGATTTCCTTCATGCAGGAGGCGGTCAGGGATCTGCCGCCCGCCCACTTTCCCGTACCCGATTCCATCGAATTTCGTCCCATTGATCCGCGCACCGGACTGCTCACCACCGAGGATGCCGAACACCTGCGCTTCGAGGCCTTCGCACCCGGTAGCGCCCCGACGCGCTACAGCATGGACGAGAAGGATCTCAAGGCTCAGGACTTTTTCCGCCTGGATCTGGAAGATCTCTATTAACAAGGGGAGAATCCTCCACGGCCTCCGGCAGCAAGGCCGCGGGAAGTTCGCGCCCCTGCTGCCGCCAGAAATAGGCCGCGCCGGGATGCAAGGGGATGTTGATCCCTGTAAGGGCGGCGGCGGCGGAAAAATCAGCCAGCACGGGATGCACACGGCGCAGCGACTTTACCCCCTCTTCGCTGTAGACCCCCTCAAGAATACGCCACACCATATCCCGTGAGAGGTGCCGCCCGGCCACCAGCAGCGCGCTGTCCTCAAAACTGCTCACCGCCTGCTGCTGTCCCTCGTAGGTTCCGGAAGCGATATCCACCGGTCGGTAATAGGGGTTGAGTTCAAAAAAACGCACCATCCCCGCGACATCGCGCAAATTTATCAGGCGCAGAGGCCGTTGCGCCAACGCCGCCTCAAAGGAGGCGCTGGGCACTCCAACCATTTCCCATACCGCCACCACATTGCCGCGAAGCAACTCGCTCACCGCCATGTCATACCCCAGATAGACGGGCACGATCTGCTCCCAGATACCCAGAGCGCGAAAATAACGCTCCGCCGCGCGGGCAGCGCCTGATCCGGGGTTGCCCACCGCGATCCGCGCTCCTCTGAGCTGCTCAGGCCGAGTGATGCGGCTGCGTTCGAGCACTGCCAACTGAGCTACCGCACCGAACAGGCGTGCCGCGGGAAGGGCATTTTTCAGCTGCACCGGCACGGGCTTCTCGTCCGGGCCGCCGCTCACCCAGAAATCTGCGGCATACACCAGGCCAAGATCCATCTGCTCGCGCTCCAAGGCGCGCAGATTGGCGACAGAGCCGCCGCTGCGCTCGACCATGAAACGGTACCCCGGGTGGTGGGGCTGCAACACCTCGACCAACCCCTCGCCCACCAGTTGAAAGGTTCCGCCATAGGGACCCCCGCCGAGACGCAGGGTGCGACTGCGCTGCTCGCAACCACCCAGGGTCGAGGCCATAAGCCCCACAGCCATCAGAACAAAAATCGAAAAAACAAAAACGCGCTTCAATGAACCCTCACCGTGAATTGACCACCCCC
Proteins encoded:
- a CDS encoding penicillin-binding protein 1A, with the translated sequence MSIGRLLKYLSLLLLFMVVSAAGLLAAAYVYVAGDLPRVDTLSDYRPPIITRVYSDDGAVIAEYSRERRILVPVERLPQQLVNAFVAAEDSQFFRHQGIDFISIVRAAIRNLQAGGIVQGGSTITQQVAKSMLLTPERKFSRKFKEAILAWRMEQRLSKEGILYLYLNQIYLGHAAYGVQAAAENYFNKDVQELTLAECAMLAGLPQAPSRFSPYRNFSGAKERQRYVLNRMADEGFISADEARAAFAEELTIHPRVNRHIAGAAYFTEQVRRYLEQNYGEDLLYNGGLEVHTSMNLGMQQAAQAAVRDNLRDHDKRRGYRGPLRVLAPAEVDDFLLRQQESLDSAAPEADTLHEAVLTGSDERRLRLRLGARSGTIERSEARWAGTIEVVAADRPAAGNANGGRTRLPLGSVVQVRITKVNADGSLSLALEQEPLAQGALIALDPRNGLVRAMVGGYDFGTSQFNRTIQARRLPGSAIKPLIYAAALDRGYTPATLILDNPVIYREVSASGEETEWRPKNYDDKFIGQTSFREALALSRNVVTIKILEDIGLGYALNYARKLGIEAPLPRDLTLALGSAAMTPMELTSAYSVFASGGVRTSPSYIVRIKDRDGRVLESIDPGDFPMGLGAGQRLLGQSPERVISPTTAYLVTNLLESAVQDGTGQRAKVLNRPVAGKTGTTNELKDAWFIGYVPQLVAASWVGYDQERSLGRYETGARAAAPAWISFMQEAVRDLPPAHFPVPDSIEFRPIDPRTGLLTTEDAEHLRFEAFAPGSAPTRYSMDEKDLKAQDFFRLDLEDLY
- a CDS encoding TAXI family TRAP transporter solute-binding subunit, with the translated sequence MKRVFVFSIFVLMAVGLMASTLGGCEQRSRTLRLGGGPYGGTFQLVGEGLVEVLQPHHPGYRFMVERSGGSVANLRALEREQMDLGLVYAADFWVSGGPDEKPVPVQLKNALPAARLFGAVAQLAVLERSRITRPEQLRGARIAVGNPGSGAARAAERYFRALGIWEQIVPVYLGYDMAVSELLRGNVVAVWEMVGVPSASFEAALAQRPLRLINLRDVAGMVRFFELNPYYRPVDIASGTYEGQQQAVSSFEDSALLVAGRHLSRDMVWRILEGVYSEEGVKSLRRVHPVLADFSAAAALTGINIPLHPGAAYFWRQQGRELPAALLPEAVEDSPLVNRDLPDPGGKSPEP